A section of the Metabacillus endolithicus genome encodes:
- the ytrI gene encoding sporulation membrane protein YtrI, which translates to MRIPPHYQQPSWQRFFAGAAIGAVISWGVFLFIFGVIQEEHSTIINKQKQTIQDLENDKKIYQDEYTKLNKKAQEKLTVQEIKIKLTNGDRYLFKDFRITNIENSVKEDLKDVMAKDIESIVSNHLLIERIIENKPLKFDGKEYKLEMTKFMLTTTLYIEIKISFVD; encoded by the coding sequence ATGAGAATCCCGCCGCACTATCAGCAACCTTCATGGCAACGTTTTTTTGCAGGTGCAGCAATAGGGGCAGTTATTAGTTGGGGTGTTTTTCTTTTTATTTTTGGAGTTATTCAAGAAGAACATAGTACAATTATAAATAAACAAAAGCAAACAATTCAAGATTTAGAGAATGACAAGAAAATCTATCAAGATGAGTATACAAAATTAAATAAAAAAGCTCAAGAAAAGCTGACTGTTCAAGAGATTAAGATTAAATTAACTAACGGTGACCGCTATCTTTTTAAGGACTTTAGGATAACGAATATAGAGAACAGTGTAAAGGAAGATTTAAAAGACGTAATGGCCAAGGATATTGAGAGTATCGTTTCTAACCATCTATTAATAGAACGAATCATTGAAAATAAGCCATTAAAGTTTGATGGAAAAGAATACAAGCTTGAAATGACAAAATTCATGTTAACCACCACACTATATATTGAAATTAAAATATCATTTGTAGACTAA